In Haliaeetus albicilla chromosome 18, bHalAlb1.1, whole genome shotgun sequence, one genomic interval encodes:
- the BEND6 gene encoding BEN domain-containing protein 6 isoform X3 — MKKFTLFDFVNDNSLQIGETSWIQDLPSDDNELERLLKPNEHVLVNWPVGKRKTEKHLVKIVYMSDDPQELVQMMQKILRADEITKIQVLGKGKRKRIEMIFSESEDSDLDKEQGKMMKHIKRNKSLQASAPANILSQLETSLINKQREPYSGSNFLYSESSSDDEEPLFQLSKVELCAKIKSLKRKLKDTMRENCRLRQSLVMLQVLPQAVTHFEELVGMAEALLKGGVTSSTSSLHSHAVWKASNNPIADSYAVMHSNSSSPITLNVEDEEQQTEKQFKIEKWQIALCNKSKPQKFINDLMQALYTHEYMATHSLTGAKSSSSKDKAAKPAMNQNEVQEIIGITKQLFPNTDDALIRRMMGQKLNNCTKKPILSKDLNSGAFQKHSFWSAGVLQAHFF, encoded by the exons atgaaaaaattcacACTGTTTGACTTTGTAAATGATAATTCACTGCAAATTGGAGAGACTTCGTGGATACAGGACCTTCCCAGTGATGACAATGAACTAGAAAGACTTCTGAAACCAAATGAGCACGTGCTAGTAAACTGGCctgtgggaaaaagaaagacagaaaaacaccTGGTGAAAATTGTGTACATGAGTG ACGACCCCCAAGAGCTGGTGCAAATGATGCAAAAGATATTACGAGCAgatgaaattacaaaaatacaaGTCCTTggaaaaggcaagaggaagaggaTAGAAATGATATTCTCAGAAAGTGAGGACAGTGACCTGGATAAAGAACAG GGGAAAATGATGAagcatataaaaagaaataaatcattgCAGGCATCTGCTCCTGCCAACATCCTGAGTCAACTTGAAACATCTTTAATTAACAAACAG agagaaCCGTATTCAGGAAGCAACTTTCTGTACAGTGAAAGTAGCAGTGATGATGAAGAGCCTTTATTTCAACTATCCAAGGTAGAACTGTGTGCCAAAATAAAAAGTCTCAAGAGGAAGCTGAAAGACACCATGAGAGAAAACTGCCGCCTAAGGCAGTCCCTGGTGATGCTTCAAG TGTTGCCACAGGCAGTCACCCATTTTGAGGAACTGGTAGGGATGGCTGAAGCACTGCTCAAAGGGGGAGTGACATCATCTACGTCCAGTCTGCACTCACATGCTGTTTGGAAAGCATCTAACAATCCAATAGCAGATTCATATGCAGTTATGCATAGTAACTCTAGCTCACCAATAACTTTGAATGTGGAAGATGAGGAGCAACAGACTGAAAAACAG ttcaaGATCGAAAAGTGGCAGATTGCACTTTGTAACAAGAGCAAACCTCAAAAGTTTATAAATGACTTGATGCAAGCACTTTATACACATGAATACATGGCTACGCACAGCCTGACAGGTGCAAAGTCCTCCTCTTCAAAGGATAAAGCGGCAAAACCAGCTATGAATCAGAATGAAGTTCAGGAAATCATAG GAATCACAAAACAATTGTTTCCAAACACAGATGATGCTTTAATTAGGCGAATGATGGGACAAAAACTGAACAATTGCACCAAGAAGCCGATTTTAAGCAAAGATCTTAACTCaggtgcttttcagaagcaTAGCTTTTG
- the BEND6 gene encoding BEN domain-containing protein 6 isoform X4, whose amino-acid sequence MKKFTLFDFVNDNSLQIGETSWIQDLPSDDNELERLLKPNEHVLVNWPVGKRKTEKHLVKIVYMSDDPQELVQMMQKILRADEITKIQVLGKGKRKRIEMIFSESEDSDLDKEQGKMMKHIKRNKSLQASAPANILSQLETSLINKQREPYSGSNFLYSESSSDDEEPLFQLSKVELCAKIKSLKRKLKDTMRENCRLRQSLVMLQVLPQAVTHFEELVGMAEALLKGGVTSSTSSLHSHAVWKASNNPIADSYAVMHSNSSSPITLNVEDEEQQTEKQFKIEKWQIALCNKSKPQKFINDLMQALYTHEYMATHSLTGAKSSSSKDKAAKPAMNQNEVQEIIGITKQLFPNTDDALIRRMMGQKLNNCTKKPILSKDLNSGAFQKHSF is encoded by the exons atgaaaaaattcacACTGTTTGACTTTGTAAATGATAATTCACTGCAAATTGGAGAGACTTCGTGGATACAGGACCTTCCCAGTGATGACAATGAACTAGAAAGACTTCTGAAACCAAATGAGCACGTGCTAGTAAACTGGCctgtgggaaaaagaaagacagaaaaacaccTGGTGAAAATTGTGTACATGAGTG ACGACCCCCAAGAGCTGGTGCAAATGATGCAAAAGATATTACGAGCAgatgaaattacaaaaatacaaGTCCTTggaaaaggcaagaggaagaggaTAGAAATGATATTCTCAGAAAGTGAGGACAGTGACCTGGATAAAGAACAG GGGAAAATGATGAagcatataaaaagaaataaatcattgCAGGCATCTGCTCCTGCCAACATCCTGAGTCAACTTGAAACATCTTTAATTAACAAACAG agagaaCCGTATTCAGGAAGCAACTTTCTGTACAGTGAAAGTAGCAGTGATGATGAAGAGCCTTTATTTCAACTATCCAAGGTAGAACTGTGTGCCAAAATAAAAAGTCTCAAGAGGAAGCTGAAAGACACCATGAGAGAAAACTGCCGCCTAAGGCAGTCCCTGGTGATGCTTCAAG TGTTGCCACAGGCAGTCACCCATTTTGAGGAACTGGTAGGGATGGCTGAAGCACTGCTCAAAGGGGGAGTGACATCATCTACGTCCAGTCTGCACTCACATGCTGTTTGGAAAGCATCTAACAATCCAATAGCAGATTCATATGCAGTTATGCATAGTAACTCTAGCTCACCAATAACTTTGAATGTGGAAGATGAGGAGCAACAGACTGAAAAACAG ttcaaGATCGAAAAGTGGCAGATTGCACTTTGTAACAAGAGCAAACCTCAAAAGTTTATAAATGACTTGATGCAAGCACTTTATACACATGAATACATGGCTACGCACAGCCTGACAGGTGCAAAGTCCTCCTCTTCAAAGGATAAAGCGGCAAAACCAGCTATGAATCAGAATGAAGTTCAGGAAATCATAG GAATCACAAAACAATTGTTTCCAAACACAGATGATGCTTTAATTAGGCGAATGATGGGACAAAAACTGAACAATTGCACCAAGAAGCCGATTTTAAGCAAAGATCTTAACTCaggtgcttttcagaagcaTAGCTTTTG